ATGAATCGTCAGTTAGAGAATTATCTGCCGCTTTGGGAACGCTTGGATAGTTTAATAGTTTTATATCCAACTGATTATCGCTGTTCCTTAACATGGCGCAAACAAGCAGAACAGCAGATGATGGCAGCTGGTAAGCCAGGAATGAGCGAACAAGAGATAGAACAATTTGTCAATTATTTTTGGCGATCGCTTCACCCAGAATTATTTATTAAACCCTTGCTTAAGTCTGCGAATTTAGTTATTGAAATTAATGGCGATCGCAGTTTTGGGAAAATCTATAGCAATTCCACAAATTAAAAATACTTTGTGCCTTAGTGCCTTAGTGGTAAAGAATATTGAACCACAAAGACACAAAGACACAAAGAGAAAAGAATCATGATAGCTACCTAATTAACTGATTGAATTTGGTTAATTAGTTCATAAAATGGTTGCCAATTATCTGACTGTGCAATTGGTTCCCAAACAGACTCAATTACAGGTCTTAATAAAGCTGTTTTCGGATTATAACGCTTCAAAGTTTGGGCAATTATCTCCATTTGTTCGGGAGCAAAATTATTTAGAATCTTATGGTATAAAATACACCAATTATCAAAAATCGCTGATGATCCCGTAGCTGGTACAATATCCGAACTATGCAAAACAAATGCTGGGTCATCTCGCCACTGAATTGAAAAGGTGCGAGCCATCTCATAAAAGAATTGGTGATAACCAACCTGGCTATCTTGTAAAAATTCTAGTGTTAAGGGAAAAAGCTCATCAAGTTCGGGCACTAGCAACTGTTCAAAGCCTAACTTTTTCAACATCAAAGAGCGATATTCTGCCCGATAATATTCATCAAAGCTAGCTAATCCATGCTCCATATCACCTCTATCAATGATTGCTTTTAAAGGTTCTTGAAGCATTTCTAAATTTAACTTACAAATACCTGGCTGATGGCTGTAACAATAGCGTCTATAGTAATCAAAATATGCCGCAGTAAAGTAGGGATCGTAAGTAGGAATAAATGCATAAGGGCCGTAGTCAAAACTCTCCCCTGTGATTGACATATTATCCGTATTTAAAACTCCATGACAAAAACCAGCTGCCATCCACTGAGCTACAAGTTGGGCTACCCTTTTAACTAATTCTGCATAAAATAGGGAATATTTCTCTGTTTCTGTATTTAGGTGACGATAATAATGCTCAATTACATGGTCTAATAACTTTTGGGTTAAATCTGGACGGCGTAAATAGTGCGATCGCTCAAAAGTTCCAAACCGAATATGAGAACTACTCATCCTTACCATTACAGATGAGCGAGTTGGCGAAGGTTCGTCACCCCGCCACAGAGATAAACCTGTTTCAATCGTGCTTAAACAGCGTGAGGTGCGTACACCCAAGTAATGCAAAGCCTCAGCAGCTAGAACTTCCCTAACCCCACCTTTAAGTGTCAGCATCCCATCACCACCACGAGAGTAGGGCGTTCTACCAGAACCTTTTGTGCCAAAATCGTACAATTCGCCATCAATACCGCGTACTTGTCCGTAGAGAAAGCCTCTACCATCACCTAAAGCAGAGTTATATTCGCCAAATTGGTAGCCATGATAACGCAAGGCTAACAACGGTTTGCGCTCTTGAAATTTGCCAAAGGCGTTAATAAAATCTTCATCAGTAACAGTTTGGGGATTTAGCCCTAGTCGCGGTAGAACTGCGTCATTGCGCCAGCGTAGTATATGTTGAGGAAATTCCGCTGCTGCTACTTCGTCGTAGTAGTCATTGCCTAAAGATTCTAAAGCTGGTTCGTATTTGAGGCGAAGAAAAGGATTGCTAGAATTTGTTTGGTTGGGAGTTTCAGCCAGAGTCATTACAAATAAAGCTTGATTAATTCTTCTCTTAATAGTACCTCTGGCATTACTGGTTCATTGCAAAAGTTTTGTCGATACCGGAATAAAGTCTCGACTAAGAACTGACTGAATACTGAGATAAAAAAGTGGGAATACGATCGCTAGTATCATATTCCCCTTCACCTGGTGTTGCTGAAGCAACTTGGTATGAACTCCAAATACTATTACATTCGATTGTGGAGTTGTTGTGTATTTTGTATGGAATTGCTATGAATTTTTTTTATGTTTCAATAGTAACTAGTAAAAGTCACTCTCAGATTATTGAGCTAAGTTTTAGATATTTGCCAGTTAGAATTAGTGAGACTTGTCAGAATATGATCTTGCCATTGCCCATTAATTAACAAATAGTCTCTGGCATATCCTTCAACAACAAAGCCCAGTCTTTTAAGTACATTACCACTGCGTTGATTGTGAGGCATATAATTTGCCATAATACGATGCATATTTAATTCTTGAAAAACATACTGATTAGCTGCTTGTAGTGCTTCTGTCATGTAGCCTTTGCCTTGTGCAGTTTCTGCGAGACTATATCCCACAAAGCAAAAGTGAGCAGCACCCCGGACAAAATTACTAAAATTGACTGTGCCAATAATTTCAGTCAGATTTTTCTTAGGATAAATAAATAGTTTTAATGAGCGATCATTAATAAATTCTATTAAATTACCCTCAACCTGATATTGCCAGTATTTTTGTGTGAAAAATCCTTCAGCCCAAGCGGGATAATATGGCGTAAGATATTCTTTATTTTCGATAAAATATTTGAGAATCTGTGGTATATCTTCTTGAATACCGATTCTTAATAATAGGCGATCGCTTGTTATCAGGGGTAGCTCTGATTTCATAAGAATAAATACTTAAGTTGACTCCTTCACCAAAATTTTTTAGGTTATTTTAACCGTTCTCATGTGTAGTAAATTTGAGTTACTGGAATTGGGAATAAATAAAAAAGTGTAATTTAGTTTACAGAAATTTTATAAGCATTGTCCACAATTGATAAATTTATCAGCAGCGGCCTTTGTTATTCGATCTAACTTGAGGAAGATATTCCCAAAGGTTAACACTGTGACTGTTACCGGAGATTGCTTTGTTAAAGATTGGCAGAGCAAGTAATTTGACGGTGAATCTACTACACAACCAAAATCTTGATAAGCTGATTTCTAATATCTAAAGCAGATGGATGAAAAAGCGATCGCATTTCCAGCACAATCCGCAGCGTAAGTTTATGCGATCGCATTTCCAAATGCTGTATCTTAAGATATTCAACGAAAAGACAGCTCTTGATAAATCCAGCCTATAACAAGGATAAGTGATGTCGGTAGGAAGAATACGCTACGATTGGCAAGAAGCAGAAATACAGGCGATATACAATACACCATTGCTAGAGCTTATATATCAAGCTGCTAGCGTACATCGCCAATATCATGACCCAAAACAAATTCAAGTTTGTAAGCTCATCTCTATTAAAACCGGGGGTTGTCCAGAAGATTGTAACTACTGTGCCCAATCTTCCCGCTACAAAACAGAAGTAAAAGCCCAA
The genomic region above belongs to Calothrix sp. NIES-2098 and contains:
- a CDS encoding GCN5-related N-acetyltransferase, producing the protein MKSELPLITSDRLLLRIGIQEDIPQILKYFIENKEYLTPYYPAWAEGFFTQKYWQYQVEGNLIEFINDRSLKLFIYPKKNLTEIIGTVNFSNFVRGAAHFCFVGYSLAETAQGKGYMTEALQAANQYVFQELNMHRIMANYMPHNQRSGNVLKRLGFVVEGYARDYLLINGQWQDHILTSLTNSNWQISKT